A section of the Rossellomorea marisflavi genome encodes:
- a CDS encoding ATP-binding protein: MENRWPLERKIMVLVCTLITIIMLMVTVVYMYFERKQAQDIVGQQALTTAMTVSEIPDVKQVLTENANALDMQQVVEKIREKSGAEFIVIGDVDGIRYTHPTREKIGKAMVGGDNEEALINGKSYVSMAEGSIGESVRGKTPIVNEEGEIIGVVSVGFLLSKIDSTYQEGLIGILLWLLFIFIMGVGGSLMLTRNIRKDTFGLEPYQIARIYKERGAVLEAISEGVMATDQNGRVTLVNQSAKEILGITEDAIGHPIQNTLPGSTIASVMEREAAEGQYETVYGGQQLVVRYKRVDDEGRYGGKVASFQRRSEIQELISTLSEVQQYSHDLRAQTHEYTNKLYAISGWLQLGKVTKAMAFIHDETGQQKAYERVLFEQIHDPTIQAVLIGKLSKASEKKIAFALDETSSIEYEWPQDAASPLVTIIGNIIDNAFEAVVGQPEPWVQVYTTDIADDLILEVSDNGKGIPPELMERIHEQGFTTKEGSDRGFGMSLVHASLRELGGSLEIASDEQEGTVVTVYIPKGGSTQ; the protein is encoded by the coding sequence ATGGAGAACAGATGGCCCCTCGAGCGGAAGATCATGGTGCTTGTCTGTACGTTGATCACCATCATCATGTTGATGGTGACGGTGGTGTATATGTATTTCGAGCGTAAGCAGGCGCAGGACATCGTCGGCCAGCAGGCTCTTACAACGGCGATGACCGTATCGGAAATCCCGGATGTGAAACAGGTCTTGACTGAAAATGCAAACGCTTTAGATATGCAACAAGTCGTAGAAAAAATCCGTGAGAAATCAGGTGCCGAATTCATCGTCATAGGCGATGTGGATGGAATCCGCTACACCCATCCCACGAGGGAAAAGATCGGGAAGGCAATGGTCGGCGGGGACAACGAAGAGGCACTCATCAATGGTAAAAGTTATGTCTCCATGGCTGAAGGATCCATCGGTGAATCGGTCCGTGGAAAAACGCCGATCGTCAATGAAGAAGGTGAGATCATCGGTGTCGTATCGGTCGGATTCCTTCTTTCTAAGATTGACTCGACTTATCAGGAAGGGTTGATCGGCATCCTTTTATGGCTCCTGTTCATCTTTATCATGGGAGTCGGTGGTAGCTTGATGCTGACCCGCAATATTCGGAAAGACACATTCGGACTCGAGCCGTATCAGATCGCCAGGATCTATAAGGAAAGAGGAGCCGTGCTTGAAGCAATAAGTGAAGGGGTCATGGCGACAGATCAGAATGGCCGGGTCACCCTCGTCAACCAGTCGGCAAAAGAGATTCTGGGCATCACGGAAGATGCGATCGGTCACCCTATTCAAAACACCCTCCCAGGCTCTACGATCGCCAGTGTCATGGAACGCGAAGCAGCGGAAGGACAATATGAAACCGTGTATGGAGGTCAGCAGCTTGTGGTCCGTTATAAGAGGGTGGACGACGAGGGTCGCTACGGGGGAAAGGTCGCGAGCTTCCAGCGCCGTTCGGAAATACAGGAGCTCATCAGCACGTTGTCGGAGGTACAGCAGTACTCTCATGACCTCCGTGCCCAGACACATGAATATACCAATAAGCTGTATGCCATATCAGGCTGGCTGCAGCTCGGTAAGGTCACGAAAGCCATGGCCTTCATCCATGATGAAACAGGTCAGCAGAAGGCATATGAACGCGTGTTATTCGAGCAGATCCATGATCCGACGATTCAAGCTGTATTGATTGGGAAGCTGTCAAAGGCCTCTGAGAAAAAAATAGCCTTCGCCCTGGATGAGACGAGCTCCATCGAATATGAATGGCCTCAGGATGCCGCCTCCCCCCTGGTGACGATCATAGGGAATATCATCGACAATGCCTTTGAAGCAGTGGTGGGTCAACCGGAACCCTGGGTACAGGTGTATACGACGGATATCGCAGATGATCTGATCCTGGAGGTATCCGATAATGGAAAAGGCATCCCGCCTGAGTTGATGGAACGGATTCATGAGCAGGGATTCACCACAAAAGAAGGCAGCGACAGAGGATTTGGCATGTCCCTCGTCCACGCTTCACTGCGGGAGCTCGGGGGGAGTTTGGAGATCGCATCCGATGAACAGGAAGGGACGGTCGTGACCGTCTATATTCCGAAAGGAGGAAGTACTCAGTGA
- a CDS encoding GntR family transcriptional regulator, which produces MNRVNHGKESLPEKVYHHLLQQILNGAIKAGEKIIEEDVARDLGTSRAPVREALYLLKVDGIAERIPRIGTIVKHFSDKEIIEYNDAVIGLLQSAIDQSQPKWNDTNRHRLQSFGDETDEACRQEDVQLYQSKVEQLITHVFTVSDNKALMRFYKEANHILMVFAQVKWTGETMKNFNRELKVFTSSLLQGNFEEAKHAVKVTLDQGVI; this is translated from the coding sequence ATGAATCGAGTCAATCACGGGAAAGAATCATTGCCTGAGAAGGTGTATCATCATCTGCTTCAACAAATTTTGAATGGTGCCATCAAAGCGGGTGAGAAAATCATAGAAGAGGATGTCGCCAGGGATCTCGGTACGAGTCGGGCCCCTGTCAGGGAGGCCCTTTACCTGTTGAAGGTAGACGGCATCGCCGAGCGCATTCCGAGGATCGGAACGATTGTGAAACATTTCAGTGATAAAGAAATCATCGAATACAACGACGCCGTGATCGGACTGCTTCAATCAGCCATCGATCAGTCACAACCCAAATGGAATGACACCAATCGCCACAGGCTGCAATCATTCGGCGACGAGACTGATGAGGCTTGCAGGCAAGAGGATGTGCAGTTGTATCAATCAAAGGTGGAACAGCTGATTACCCACGTTTTCACTGTTTCGGATAATAAAGCGTTGATGCGCTTTTACAAAGAAGCCAATCATATCCTGATGGTCTTCGCCCAGGTCAAGTGGACCGGGGAGACGATGAAGAACTTCAACAGGGAGCTTAAGGTGTTCACTTCTTCTCTGCTTCAAGGGAATTTTGAAGAGGCGAAGCATGCAGTGAAAGTGACTCTCGATCAGGGAGTGATCTGA
- a CDS encoding FixH family protein, giving the protein MRYLLKLLPFTLILILLGACAPKEDAADLYKQESPLEADVSLPDPYTSDEPIKISLTQDGEKVENANFVHVEMWKADGSFRQGMEEADNEGKGLYTFKTDLKEEGLYYVKVHAGSNGSTIMPTKPLAVGELSKEDVEALNGNVPQQSGGGGHHH; this is encoded by the coding sequence ATGAGATACCTGTTGAAACTACTGCCTTTTACCCTGATCCTCATCCTATTGGGGGCATGTGCCCCTAAAGAGGATGCAGCCGACCTGTACAAGCAGGAATCCCCTCTTGAGGCGGATGTGTCCCTGCCAGATCCTTATACGAGTGACGAGCCGATCAAAATCTCCCTCACCCAGGACGGAGAAAAGGTGGAGAATGCCAATTTTGTCCATGTGGAAATGTGGAAGGCTGACGGCAGCTTCCGCCAGGGGATGGAAGAAGCCGATAACGAAGGAAAGGGCCTTTATACCTTCAAGACAGATCTGAAGGAAGAAGGACTGTATTATGTAAAAGTCCATGCCGGTAGTAACGGCTCCACCATCATGCCGACCAAGCCCCTTGCCGTCGGCGAGCTGTCAAAAGAAGATGTTGAGGCCTTGAACGGGAACGTCCCGCAGCAAAGCGGAGGCGGCGGACATCATCATTAA
- the pepT gene encoding peptidase T: MKQEIIERFTSYVKMDTQSNEQNESCPSTPGQLELGKKLVEELKSIGLSDASMDDFGYVMATLPANTDKDVPTIGFLAHVDTATDFTGKNVNPQIHEEYDGGEIVLNEDRGVTLSPHEFPNLGNYHGHTLITTDGTTLLGADNKAGIAEIMTAMDYLVKHPDIEHGRIRVAFTPDEEIGRGPHQFDVERFDAQYAYTVDGGPLGELQYESFSAAGAVITINGTNIHPGTAKGKMVNSMKIAMELQSRLPREEAPEYTEGYEGFFHLLSFEGDVEKTTLTYIIRDFDRETFTERKELMTSIVKELQETYGEERVSLSMKDQYYNMREKIEPVKFIVDTAYKAMTNHGIVPIVEPIRGGTDGSQLSYMGLPTPNIFTGGENFHGKFEFISVDNMEKSVNVIVEIARLFAEEA; the protein is encoded by the coding sequence TTGAAGCAGGAAATCATCGAACGCTTTACGTCTTATGTGAAAATGGATACCCAGTCCAACGAACAAAACGAATCTTGCCCCTCCACTCCCGGACAGCTTGAGCTCGGAAAAAAACTTGTAGAAGAGTTGAAGTCGATCGGGTTGAGCGATGCATCCATGGACGACTTTGGATATGTGATGGCGACCCTGCCAGCCAATACGGATAAGGATGTACCGACGATCGGATTCCTGGCGCATGTGGATACGGCGACGGATTTCACCGGGAAAAACGTCAATCCGCAGATTCATGAAGAATATGACGGTGGCGAAATCGTCCTGAATGAAGACCGAGGTGTCACGCTATCACCCCATGAATTTCCGAACCTCGGAAACTATCATGGCCATACCTTGATCACAACGGATGGGACAACGCTCCTTGGTGCCGATAATAAAGCGGGCATTGCCGAGATCATGACCGCCATGGACTACCTCGTGAAACATCCTGACATCGAGCACGGACGGATCCGCGTCGCCTTTACACCGGATGAAGAAATCGGACGCGGCCCTCATCAATTCGATGTGGAGCGATTCGATGCGCAATATGCCTATACCGTCGACGGAGGCCCACTCGGTGAGCTCCAATACGAAAGCTTCAGCGCGGCAGGTGCCGTCATCACCATCAACGGAACGAACATCCATCCAGGAACGGCCAAAGGCAAGATGGTCAACTCCATGAAGATCGCCATGGAGCTCCAAAGCAGACTGCCTCGAGAAGAAGCGCCTGAATATACGGAAGGGTATGAAGGCTTCTTCCACCTCCTCTCCTTCGAGGGCGATGTGGAGAAGACGACTCTCACGTATATCATCCGTGATTTCGACCGTGAGACATTCACCGAGCGGAAGGAGCTTATGACCTCCATCGTGAAAGAACTTCAGGAAACATACGGGGAAGAGCGTGTCTCCCTCTCCATGAAAGATCAGTATTACAATATGCGCGAGAAGATCGAGCCCGTGAAATTCATTGTCGATACGGCATATAAAGCCATGACCAACCACGGCATCGTCCCGATCGTCGAGCCGATCCGCGGCGGGACAGACGGTTCCCAGCTTTCCTACATGGGACTCCCGACCCCGAATATCTTCACAGGCGGAGAGAACTTCCACGGGAAATTCGAATTCATTTCCGTGGACAATATGGAGAAATCCGTGAATGTAATCGTGGAAATCGCACGTCTATTTGCAGAAGAAGCATAA
- a CDS encoding DeoR family transcriptional regulator, with protein sequence MLPIERRQQILTWLEEEETLKVSDISERLGVSEMTVYRDIKPLVDEGSVQKTSNGITSSHELPLNGCSLCMKSIGTRHSVQLVKTSHRVEQTCCPHCGLLRFNDIRDEVVQILCRDFLTDATISAKTATFLIGAELNLNCCQPQVIAFGSLMHAEKFQIGFGGTLHTFEEAIHAISDTMQGNGCCHP encoded by the coding sequence ATGCTTCCCATTGAACGCCGCCAACAGATCCTGACTTGGCTTGAAGAGGAAGAAACCTTGAAGGTATCGGATATCAGCGAACGCCTCGGTGTCTCCGAGATGACGGTCTACCGGGACATCAAGCCCCTTGTCGATGAAGGGAGTGTCCAAAAAACGTCAAACGGCATCACCTCGAGCCATGAGCTACCCCTAAACGGATGCAGCCTTTGCATGAAGTCGATCGGAACGAGGCACTCCGTCCAGCTCGTGAAGACGAGTCACCGTGTCGAACAAACCTGCTGTCCACATTGCGGCCTTCTCCGCTTCAACGACATCCGCGATGAGGTCGTTCAGATCCTGTGCCGTGATTTCCTGACCGATGCCACAATCAGCGCCAAGACCGCTACATTCCTCATCGGTGCCGAATTGAACCTGAATTGCTGTCAGCCTCAGGTCATCGCCTTCGGTTCACTCATGCACGCAGAAAAATTCCAAATTGGATTCGGCGGTACCCTGCACACATTTGAAGAGGCCATCCATGCCATTTCGGATACGATGCAAGGCAATGGCTGCTGTCACCCTTAA
- a CDS encoding tripartite tricarboxylate transporter substrate binding protein encodes MRKRLIVLIIFGLILMTGCSLPVQKGSVNADGEWEPDRSIEVIAPAGAGGGWDTTARMIAKSIEDENLSDRSFGVVNKPGGGGAVAWSYIHKRNDPHNIFISSPPLHFVALNGQSPYGYEDFTPIANLIADYGAFAVRADAKWDTLDELFDDMRKDPESVTVVGISSPGSMDHIQFIMFAQAAGVDISKIRYVSDQDGGSMTAVLNGSVDVVSTGVSDAMDQARAEKLKILAVTSPERLSGDEFLETLPTAKEQGIDAEFIVWRGLFGPPDMTEEQIAYYEDIAKGVSESESFDKVRKAYGWDEQYMGSEEFKSFLDEQAEDLTKVLDELGFKRD; translated from the coding sequence TTGCGAAAACGATTGATTGTACTTATCATATTTGGCCTCATTCTGATGACAGGCTGTTCCCTTCCCGTCCAAAAAGGGTCGGTCAATGCAGATGGAGAATGGGAACCGGACCGCTCCATTGAAGTGATCGCCCCGGCAGGAGCAGGAGGCGGATGGGACACGACCGCCAGGATGATTGCGAAAAGCATTGAAGATGAAAATCTATCAGATCGTAGCTTCGGTGTTGTCAATAAGCCGGGCGGTGGGGGAGCGGTAGCCTGGTCGTATATCCACAAGCGGAATGATCCCCATAATATCTTCATCAGCTCACCTCCGTTACACTTTGTAGCACTGAACGGGCAATCCCCTTACGGCTACGAAGATTTCACTCCCATTGCCAATCTGATTGCAGATTACGGAGCATTTGCTGTAAGAGCCGATGCCAAATGGGATACACTCGATGAGCTGTTTGACGATATGAGGAAGGATCCGGAGAGCGTGACAGTCGTCGGAATCTCATCTCCCGGAAGTATGGACCATATTCAATTCATCATGTTCGCCCAAGCGGCAGGTGTGGACATAAGTAAGATCCGATATGTATCAGATCAGGATGGAGGCTCCATGACAGCCGTTCTTAATGGTAGTGTCGATGTCGTCTCGACAGGGGTATCCGATGCCATGGATCAGGCAAGAGCCGAGAAATTAAAGATCCTCGCGGTCACCTCTCCTGAACGACTATCAGGTGACGAATTCCTCGAAACCCTTCCGACTGCGAAGGAACAGGGGATCGATGCAGAATTCATCGTATGGCGAGGCTTATTCGGACCGCCCGATATGACCGAAGAACAGATTGCCTATTATGAGGACATTGCAAAAGGTGTATCCGAATCAGAATCCTTTGATAAGGTCAGGAAGGCATACGGCTGGGATGAGCAGTATATGGGAAGTGAAGAATTCAAGTCCTTCCTAGATGAACAAGCGGAAGATCTGACCAAGGTTCTGGATGAACTTGGATTCAAGAGAGATTAG
- a CDS encoding SDR family NAD(P)-dependent oxidoreductase — protein MSELKGQVVVITGGASGIGKEAALQLSGKGASVVVADFNESGAKEVAEQINQAGGSAAHYKVDVSKGEEIKALIDWTAEKFGTFNGIFNNAGIGLVKPFLEMDPESYHRVIDVDQHSVYYGMYYGAKKMVELGATGTIVNTASIYGTAAAVGSFNYNAAKAAVVMMSKSGALELAEHGIRVVGVAPGFIDTPILGDDQEAKDYLAGQHMRGELIKPEKVASVVTFLFTDAASAINGQTIPVEDGFLSYKIR, from the coding sequence ATGTCAGAGTTAAAAGGTCAAGTTGTCGTAATCACTGGGGGAGCAAGTGGAATAGGGAAGGAAGCGGCCCTTCAGTTATCTGGAAAGGGAGCATCCGTTGTCGTCGCCGACTTCAATGAAAGCGGTGCGAAGGAAGTAGCCGAACAGATCAATCAAGCGGGTGGAAGTGCCGCTCATTATAAAGTAGATGTTTCAAAAGGGGAAGAAATCAAAGCATTGATCGACTGGACGGCTGAGAAATTTGGTACATTCAACGGGATCTTCAATAACGCCGGCATCGGGTTGGTGAAACCATTCCTTGAAATGGATCCAGAATCGTATCACCGCGTCATCGATGTGGATCAGCACAGCGTATACTATGGCATGTACTATGGCGCCAAGAAAATGGTTGAGCTCGGTGCGACTGGAACAATCGTAAACACGGCGTCCATTTATGGAACGGCTGCCGCAGTGGGAAGCTTCAACTACAATGCAGCCAAAGCGGCCGTTGTCATGATGTCCAAATCAGGAGCCCTCGAGCTTGCTGAACACGGCATCCGCGTCGTCGGTGTGGCACCTGGCTTCATTGATACACCGATTTTAGGTGACGATCAGGAAGCAAAAGATTATCTGGCCGGACAGCATATGCGTGGTGAACTGATCAAGCCGGAGAAAGTGGCGAGCGTCGTCACGTTCTTATTCACGGATGCAGCCAGCGCGATCAATGGACAAACCATCCCGGTGGAAGATGGATTCCTGAGCTACAAAATCCGATAA
- a CDS encoding RQC-minor-2 family DNA-binding protein, whose protein sequence is MRYVELTDYPSLLIIPVGRKFPEVRSIGHKKQRGLLSRLQHAVDGIIEEGHAIQAFFPDTNGTRLPVPIYRKEELYPHLIRPESFLWKKHSDQRGLPIEKESFYTVEYDTLSAEDLEAHVQRVMTDYAFVATLHERERDEWLESIRSAYSRHPFMELARTKQDIVQAVEFLNSSSLLGLLNSPEDVALWRHRVEIVLRPYRSIPLHWRWDICGHEKELILKAKEGILSCTCHKCNYTIDYSPEEDRVTLPTEVNMEQARKRIATIEKQFNAMAEKTMDVVNAIRRLQDLKADLIPLADMIERARDLEEQLGGRVASHPILSIYQSLKGCKLPDCYVEPDLMSLSLVHIPDISLLKTNLEGEDFQQTLEDHLSYLETKEQEYRPSPDDVMVEVKGYGLTRGMIEDIEGVPGWSDIPVHLLVQILKGEATSKIRRLGLNDTSIFAMLSSWPAKYITQAMIQWKKSGA, encoded by the coding sequence ATGAGATATGTTGAATTGACTGACTATCCCTCCCTCCTCATCATTCCCGTTGGCAGGAAGTTCCCCGAAGTCAGGTCCATCGGACACAAGAAGCAGCGGGGGCTCCTGAGCCGCCTTCAACACGCGGTGGATGGGATCATCGAAGAGGGACATGCCATACAGGCTTTCTTCCCCGACACCAACGGTACACGCCTTCCCGTCCCGATCTATCGGAAAGAAGAGCTTTATCCCCATCTCATCAGACCTGAATCCTTCCTGTGGAAGAAGCACTCCGACCAGCGGGGGCTCCCCATAGAGAAAGAATCCTTTTATACTGTGGAATATGATACCCTTTCTGCGGAGGACCTGGAAGCTCACGTGCAGCGTGTGATGACCGACTATGCGTTTGTCGCCACCCTTCATGAGAGGGAGAGGGATGAGTGGCTCGAGTCGATCCGGTCCGCCTATTCCCGGCATCCTTTCATGGAATTAGCACGCACGAAGCAGGACATCGTACAAGCTGTAGAATTCCTTAATTCCTCTTCGCTTCTCGGCCTGTTGAATTCACCAGAGGATGTGGCCCTCTGGAGGCACCGTGTGGAAATCGTCCTTCGCCCCTACAGAAGCATTCCTCTTCACTGGCGGTGGGATATATGCGGTCATGAGAAGGAGCTTATCCTGAAAGCGAAGGAAGGGATCCTCTCCTGTACCTGTCATAAGTGCAACTATACAATCGACTATTCTCCGGAAGAAGACCGTGTGACCCTGCCAACCGAGGTCAATATGGAGCAGGCGCGTAAACGCATCGCCACAATCGAAAAGCAGTTCAATGCCATGGCCGAGAAAACAATGGACGTCGTGAACGCAATCCGCCGACTCCAGGACCTTAAGGCAGACTTGATACCTCTTGCAGACATGATCGAACGGGCAAGAGATCTCGAAGAACAATTGGGAGGGCGGGTAGCCTCCCATCCCATCCTTTCCATCTATCAGTCCTTAAAGGGATGTAAGCTACCCGATTGCTATGTGGAACCCGATTTAATGAGCCTGTCCCTCGTCCATATTCCTGATATTTCATTGCTTAAGACGAACCTGGAGGGAGAGGACTTTCAGCAGACACTGGAAGACCATCTTTCCTATCTTGAGACAAAAGAGCAGGAATACCGCCCATCACCGGATGATGTGATGGTAGAGGTCAAAGGGTACGGGCTCACCCGTGGTATGATCGAGGACATCGAGGGTGTCCCCGGGTGGTCGGATATTCCCGTCCACCTGCTTGTTCAAATCTTAAAAGGCGAGGCCACCAGCAAGATCAGGCGCTTGGGGCTGAATGATACATCGATCTTCGCCATGCTTTCCTCATGGCCGGCCAAGTATATCACTCAAGCGATGATCCAATGGAAGAAGAGCGGTGCATGA
- a CDS encoding PepSY-associated TM helix domain-containing protein, whose amino-acid sequence MKNQPKKSPYQTIWRWHFYAGLIFAPFLFILAVTGSIYLFKPQIEGVLYNQYYDVQPQGDKIAPVEQIEEVKKLHPDATVTSYRPGESADRSSEVGISTEEGSSTVFIDPYTGKSLGELKADDRIMNKIEEIHGELMAGTLGDRIVELAACWAVVLIVTGLFLWFPRKKDKLSGVLFPRFNKGKKIFRRDLHAVPAFWITAGMLFLILTGLPWSGFWGTNFQNAVTNSGAGYPPSIWTGSAPQSEVKTKEIAEVPWGAENLDVPKSALEGYTPLSINDVVDIANSQDIDPSYTVYIPQDPTGVYTLSAFPARAQDELTIHIDQYSGAILADYRYDHYGPVGKAVALGITLHKGTQFGIFNQILSLLICLGIILVVVSGFYLWLKRKPKHEMGAPKGPSIWRFSAFLAVMIALGIIFPLVGLSLIVVWLLDWLIIRRLPKVKEFLGAA is encoded by the coding sequence ATGAAAAACCAACCTAAAAAATCTCCCTATCAAACGATCTGGAGGTGGCATTTTTACGCAGGGCTCATCTTTGCCCCCTTCCTGTTCATCCTGGCGGTGACCGGTTCGATTTACCTTTTTAAACCACAGATTGAAGGTGTGCTGTACAACCAGTACTATGATGTCCAGCCCCAAGGAGACAAGATTGCACCTGTCGAACAGATCGAAGAAGTGAAAAAGCTTCATCCCGATGCAACCGTCACTTCTTATAGGCCAGGAGAAAGCGCCGATCGCTCCAGCGAAGTGGGCATCAGTACGGAAGAAGGCTCATCCACCGTGTTCATCGATCCCTATACAGGCAAATCCCTCGGTGAACTGAAGGCCGACGACCGGATCATGAACAAAATTGAAGAGATCCATGGAGAATTGATGGCTGGTACACTCGGCGACCGGATCGTGGAACTTGCCGCCTGCTGGGCCGTCGTCCTCATCGTGACGGGGCTCTTCCTCTGGTTCCCGCGAAAAAAAGACAAACTGTCAGGGGTCCTCTTCCCGAGATTCAATAAAGGCAAGAAGATTTTCCGTCGTGACCTTCATGCCGTCCCTGCCTTCTGGATCACAGCAGGGATGCTATTCCTGATCCTGACGGGGCTCCCGTGGTCAGGCTTCTGGGGGACCAACTTCCAGAACGCCGTCACCAATTCCGGAGCAGGCTACCCTCCATCGATCTGGACGGGAAGTGCACCACAATCAGAAGTGAAAACGAAGGAAATTGCCGAAGTGCCATGGGGAGCAGAAAACTTGGACGTTCCCAAATCGGCCCTTGAAGGATACACTCCCCTATCCATCAACGATGTAGTCGACATCGCCAATAGTCAGGATATCGATCCGAGTTATACAGTCTATATCCCTCAGGACCCGACAGGTGTTTACACGCTCTCTGCTTTTCCTGCCAGGGCGCAGGATGAACTGACAATCCATATCGATCAGTATTCCGGTGCGATCCTCGCCGATTACCGTTATGACCATTACGGTCCTGTCGGGAAAGCCGTGGCACTCGGCATCACCCTGCACAAAGGGACACAGTTCGGGATCTTCAATCAAATCCTCAGCCTTCTCATCTGCCTTGGAATCATCCTTGTGGTTGTGAGCGGATTCTATCTGTGGCTGAAGCGGAAACCGAAGCATGAGATGGGTGCACCGAAAGGACCAAGCATCTGGAGATTCAGTGCCTTCTTGGCCGTCATGATTGCACTGGGGATCATCTTCCCGCTGGTAGGGTTGAGTCTCATCGTTGTCTGGCTCCTGGACTGGCTTATCATCAGAAGGCTCCCGAAGGTAAAAGAATTCCTTGGAGCGGCATAA
- a CDS encoding response regulator, which translates to MKVLIAEDDYRVADIHHQFLERVGGLQVLASATTAGETLRLAGELKPDLLLLDVYLPDSLGISIIGPLREQCPDLQIILITAATDREILTKALNHGVVDYLIKPIELERLSEAVSRAVQTRHVLKGSEDVNQALIDRLFQSETSSPREALPKGIDQLTLEKVKELLGQQEEGITAEALGKLFGASRTTSRRYLEYLISIKEAEAELVYGIVGRPERKYKRK; encoded by the coding sequence GTGAAGGTCCTTATTGCAGAAGATGACTACCGTGTAGCAGACATCCATCATCAGTTCCTGGAAAGGGTCGGGGGCTTGCAGGTTCTTGCCTCGGCTACCACTGCGGGGGAAACGCTAAGGCTGGCAGGGGAGCTGAAGCCAGATCTGCTCCTTTTGGATGTGTATCTACCTGACAGTCTTGGAATCAGCATCATCGGCCCTCTAAGGGAACAATGTCCAGATCTTCAGATCATCCTGATTACGGCGGCGACGGACCGGGAGATCCTGACCAAGGCGTTGAATCACGGGGTCGTCGATTACTTGATCAAACCCATTGAGCTCGAACGCCTGTCTGAGGCCGTTTCGCGGGCTGTGCAGACCCGTCATGTCCTAAAGGGAAGCGAGGATGTGAATCAAGCCCTCATCGACAGGCTTTTCCAGTCCGAGACGTCTTCTCCCCGGGAGGCTCTTCCGAAAGGAATCGATCAGCTGACGCTTGAAAAGGTCAAGGAGCTTCTGGGACAACAGGAAGAAGGGATCACGGCGGAAGCCCTCGGGAAACTTTTCGGGGCTTCCCGGACGACTTCCCGCCGGTATCTGGAATACCTTATATCAATCAAAGAAGCGGAAGCAGAGCTCGTGTATGGGATCGTGGGTCGACCGGAAAGGAAATACAAACGAAAATGA
- a CDS encoding tripartite tricarboxylate transporter TctB family protein, with product MKVTVNKGISIVLMLVSVTYLIMAFLLPEYPFVPVDADLIPKILGFCLLILSVCFFFSKDIDTEDQKAKRVIPRKEVLMLLAVMGLVLIYITFLEVAGFVLMTTAFIIACSRLLGYKKWVPNILTAIVFSGSAYSLFNYALSIRLPAGILPF from the coding sequence ATGAAAGTAACAGTGAATAAAGGTATTTCCATTGTATTGATGCTTGTATCGGTTACGTATTTGATCATGGCGTTCCTTCTTCCTGAATACCCCTTTGTTCCGGTTGATGCCGATCTGATTCCCAAGATCCTGGGCTTTTGTCTTCTGATCTTATCCGTCTGCTTTTTCTTCAGTAAGGATATAGACACGGAAGACCAAAAGGCCAAACGGGTGATCCCGAGGAAGGAAGTCCTGATGCTTCTGGCCGTCATGGGCCTGGTTCTGATCTATATCACGTTCCTTGAGGTAGCAGGTTTTGTCCTTATGACGACGGCCTTCATCATCGCCTGTTCCAGATTGCTGGGATATAAGAAGTGGGTACCGAATATCTTGACGGCCATCGTCTTCTCCGGCAGTGCCTATAGTCTTTTTAATTATGCTTTATCGATCCGTCTGCCCGCAGGGATCTTGCCATTTTAA